One Peterkaempfera bronchialis DNA window includes the following coding sequences:
- a CDS encoding small basic family protein, with the protein MIAVLGLVIGVVLGLVVQPEVPDAVVPYLPIAVVAALDAVFGGLRAMLDGIFDDKVFVVSFLSNVVVAALIVFLGDQLGVGSQLSTGVVVVLGIRIFSNAAAIRRHVLRA; encoded by the coding sequence GTGATTGCCGTACTGGGGCTCGTGATCGGCGTCGTGCTGGGGCTCGTGGTCCAGCCCGAGGTGCCCGACGCCGTCGTGCCCTATCTGCCGATCGCCGTGGTGGCGGCACTGGACGCCGTCTTCGGCGGTCTGCGGGCGATGCTGGACGGGATCTTCGATGACAAGGTGTTCGTCGTATCGTTCCTCTCCAATGTGGTCGTCGCGGCCCTGATCGTCTTCCTCGGCGACCAGCTCGGTGTCGGCTCCCAGCTGTCGACCGGCGTGGTGGTGGTGCTCGGCATCCGGATCTTCTCCAATGCCGCGGCCATCCGCCGCCATGTCCTCCGTGCGTGA
- a CDS encoding DUF881 domain-containing protein has translation MPEKRTTREPDARYARPDASMSLLTNVMDNTLDDGYAEAARRRGEYGTSRMPSAARGRLVLVVGLALAGVVITVGGVQSHKAASTLARERQELIDRINGANSSADRLQRDIEQLRTRVDTAQRQALRSTGEDQRLQQLGVEAGTVAASGPGVKLVVDDAAEATGGGGGTNPRDSSGFGDSGRVRDRDLQLIVNGLWVADAEAISINGQRLTALSAIRAAGDAILVDNRPLVPPYTVLAIGNGKQFSTAFRDSVGGRYLKLLQDNYGIRASISVQGKVEVPAATGVTLRYASPVGAGTAGAGTADAGTVGAGTGGATP, from the coding sequence ATGCCGGAGAAGCGGACGACCCGAGAGCCCGACGCGCGGTACGCGCGCCCGGACGCCTCCATGTCGCTGCTGACCAATGTCATGGACAACACCCTGGACGACGGGTATGCCGAGGCGGCGCGTCGCCGGGGGGAGTACGGGACCAGCCGGATGCCGTCCGCCGCACGGGGCCGCCTGGTGCTGGTGGTCGGCCTGGCGCTGGCGGGGGTGGTGATCACGGTGGGCGGGGTCCAGTCCCACAAGGCCGCGTCGACGCTGGCCAGGGAGCGGCAGGAGCTGATAGATCGGATCAACGGTGCCAACTCCTCCGCCGACCGCCTCCAGCGTGACATCGAGCAGTTGCGGACCCGGGTGGACACCGCGCAGCGCCAGGCGCTGCGGTCGACGGGGGAGGACCAGCGGTTGCAGCAGTTGGGGGTGGAGGCCGGGACCGTGGCCGCGTCCGGACCGGGGGTGAAGCTGGTGGTGGACGACGCGGCCGAGGCGACCGGCGGCGGGGGCGGTACCAACCCGCGGGACTCCAGCGGCTTCGGGGACAGCGGCCGGGTCCGCGACCGGGACCTCCAGCTGATCGTCAACGGCCTCTGGGTCGCGGACGCGGAGGCGATCTCCATCAACGGCCAGCGGCTCACCGCACTCTCGGCGATCCGGGCCGCCGGTGACGCCATACTCGTCGACAACAGACCGCTGGTGCCGCCGTACACCGTGCTGGCGATCGGAAACGGCAAGCAGTTCAGCACGGCCTTCCGGGACAGTGTGGGAGGCCGCTACCTCAAGCTGCTCCAGGACAACTACGGGATCCGGGCGAGCATCTCGGTGCAGGGGAAGGTCGAGGTGCCGGCCGCGACCGGGGTGACCCTGCGCTATGCCTCGCCGGTCGGAGCAGGGACGGCCGGCGCAGGGACGGCCGACGCAGGGACAGTCGGAGCAGGGACAGGAGGAGCAACACCGTGA
- a CDS encoding mannose-1-phosphate guanyltransferase, giving the protein MKAVVMAGGEGTRLRPMTSSMPKPLLPVVNRPIMEHVLRLLKRHGLNETVVTVQFLASLVKNFFGDGEELGMSLTYANEEVPLGTAGSVKNAEDALKDDSFLVISGDALTDFDLTDLIRFHREKGALVTVCLTRVPNPLEFGITIVDDEGKVERFLEKPTWGQVFSDTVNTGIYVMEPEVFDYVAADESVDWSSDVFPQLLKEGKPIYGYIAEGYWEDVGTHESYVKAQADVLEGKVDVDIDGFEISPGVWVAEGAEVDREAVLRGPLYIGDYAKVEAGVELREHTVLGSNVVVKRGAFLHKAVVHDNVYIGPQSNLRGCVIGKNTDVMRAARIDDGAVIGDECLIEEESIIAGNVRVYPFKTIEAGAFVNTSVIWESRGQEHLFGARGVSGILNVEITPELAVRLAGAYATTLKKGATVTIARDHSRGARALKRAMISALQTSAIDVRDLENVPMPVARQQTARGSAGGIMLRTTPGVPDSVDILFFDERGADLSQAGQRKLDRVYARQEYRRAFPGEIGDLTSSSRVFDSYAGTLLKAVDISGVAESGLKVVVDTAHGSASLVLPSLLGRLGVEALTVNGGLDETHPTETAEERRIGLVRLGELVASSRAAFGVRFDPVGERISFVDERGRIIEDDRALLVLLDLVAAERRSGRVALPVTTTRIAEQVAAYHGTQVLWTTTSPDDLTRASAAEGTVFGGDGRGGFVVPEFSGVFDGPAAFVRLMGLVARTQLTLSQIDARIPTAHVHRRDLATPWSAKGMVMRSVVEAAGDRQVDTTDGVRVVEPDGRWTMVLPDPAEAVTHLWAEGPDEAATQALLDEWAGVVEGAGR; this is encoded by the coding sequence ATGAAGGCCGTCGTGATGGCCGGAGGCGAGGGCACGCGCCTGCGCCCGATGACTTCGAGCATGCCCAAGCCGCTTCTGCCGGTGGTGAACCGGCCGATTATGGAGCACGTCCTGAGGCTGCTCAAGCGGCACGGTCTCAACGAGACCGTGGTCACCGTGCAGTTCCTCGCGTCCCTGGTCAAGAACTTCTTCGGTGATGGCGAGGAACTGGGCATGAGCCTGACCTACGCCAACGAGGAGGTGCCACTCGGGACCGCGGGCAGTGTCAAGAACGCGGAGGACGCCCTCAAGGACGACTCCTTTCTGGTCATCTCGGGGGACGCCCTCACCGACTTCGACCTGACCGACCTCATCCGCTTCCACCGGGAGAAGGGCGCACTGGTCACGGTCTGCCTGACCCGGGTCCCGAACCCGCTGGAGTTCGGCATCACCATCGTGGATGACGAGGGCAAGGTCGAGCGGTTCCTGGAGAAGCCCACCTGGGGGCAGGTGTTCTCGGACACCGTGAACACCGGTATCTATGTGATGGAGCCCGAGGTCTTCGACTATGTCGCGGCCGATGAGTCCGTCGACTGGTCCAGCGATGTCTTCCCGCAGTTGCTCAAGGAGGGCAAGCCGATCTACGGCTACATCGCCGAGGGCTACTGGGAGGACGTCGGCACCCATGAGAGCTATGTGAAGGCCCAGGCGGACGTCCTTGAGGGCAAGGTGGACGTCGACATCGACGGCTTCGAGATCTCGCCCGGGGTCTGGGTGGCTGAGGGCGCGGAGGTCGACCGCGAGGCGGTGCTGCGCGGGCCGCTGTACATCGGCGACTACGCCAAGGTGGAGGCCGGGGTAGAGCTGCGGGAGCACACGGTGCTCGGCAGCAATGTCGTGGTGAAGCGCGGCGCCTTTCTGCACAAGGCGGTGGTGCACGACAACGTCTACATCGGTCCGCAGAGCAATCTGCGCGGCTGTGTGATCGGCAAGAACACCGATGTGATGCGGGCCGCCCGGATCGACGACGGGGCGGTGATCGGCGACGAGTGCCTCATCGAGGAGGAGTCGATCATCGCCGGCAACGTCCGGGTCTACCCGTTCAAGACGATCGAGGCCGGCGCCTTCGTCAACACCTCGGTCATCTGGGAGTCGCGCGGCCAGGAGCACCTCTTCGGGGCGCGTGGCGTCTCCGGCATCCTCAATGTGGAGATCACCCCGGAGCTGGCCGTGCGGCTGGCCGGGGCCTATGCCACCACCCTGAAGAAGGGCGCCACGGTCACCATCGCACGTGACCACTCCCGTGGTGCCCGGGCGCTCAAGCGGGCGATGATCTCCGCCCTCCAGACCAGTGCCATCGATGTGCGCGACCTGGAGAATGTGCCGATGCCGGTGGCACGCCAGCAGACGGCGCGCGGCAGCGCCGGCGGCATCATGCTCCGGACCACGCCGGGGGTGCCGGACTCGGTGGACATCCTCTTCTTCGACGAGCGGGGCGCCGATCTGTCGCAGGCCGGCCAGCGCAAGCTGGACCGGGTGTACGCGCGGCAGGAGTACCGGCGGGCGTTCCCGGGCGAGATCGGCGACCTCACCTCCTCCTCCCGGGTCTTCGACTCCTACGCGGGGACGCTGCTCAAGGCCGTGGACATCAGCGGAGTGGCCGAATCCGGACTCAAGGTGGTCGTGGACACGGCGCACGGCAGTGCCTCCCTGGTGCTGCCCAGCCTGCTGGGCCGGCTCGGGGTCGAGGCGCTGACGGTCAACGGTGGCCTGGATGAGACGCATCCAACGGAGACCGCCGAGGAGCGGCGGATCGGGCTGGTGCGGCTCGGCGAGCTGGTGGCCTCCTCGCGGGCGGCGTTCGGGGTCCGCTTCGACCCGGTGGGGGAGCGCATCTCCTTCGTGGACGAGCGGGGCCGGATCATCGAGGACGACCGGGCGCTGCTGGTCCTGCTGGACCTGGTCGCGGCCGAGCGGCGCAGCGGCCGGGTGGCGCTGCCCGTCACCACCACCAGGATCGCCGAGCAGGTGGCGGCCTACCACGGCACGCAGGTGCTCTGGACGACGACCTCGCCCGATGACCTCACCCGGGCGTCGGCGGCCGAGGGCACCGTCTTCGGCGGTGACGGCCGGGGCGGCTTCGTGGTGCCGGAGTTCAGCGGGGTCTTCGACGGTCCCGCCGCCTTTGTGCGGCTGATGGGCCTGGTGGCCCGTACTCAGTTGACGCTCAGTCAGATCGATGCGCGCATCCCCACGGCGCATGTGCACCGTCGGGATCTGGCCACACCGTGGTCGGCCAAGGGCATGGTGATGCGCTCGGTGGTCGAGGCGGCGGGCGACCGCCAGGTGGACACCACGGACGGAGTGCGGGTGGTGGAGCCGGACGGGCGCTGGACCATGGTGCTGCCCGACCCCGCCGAGGCCGTCACCCACCTCTGGGCCGAGGGGCCGGACGAGGCCGCGACCCAGGCCCTGCTGGACGAATGGGCCGGCGTGGTGGAGGGTGCCGGGAGGTAA
- a CDS encoding CDP-alcohol phosphatidyltransferase family protein, translating to MEVQETRVQTDRVLTIPNLLSMARLVGVPVFLWLILWPKFGGPNCDGWALLILLLSGISDYLDGKLARKWGQISRLGQILDPAADRLYVLSTLLGLTWREIIPWWLTAILLLRELFMGVMLLVLRRNGYGPLQVNFLGKAATFNLMYAFPLLLLSDRHDWLGNAASIFGWAFAWWGTTLYWWAGILYAVQVRRILKADTATG from the coding sequence GTGGAGGTTCAGGAGACGCGCGTCCAGACCGACCGCGTCCTCACCATCCCCAATCTGCTGAGCATGGCTCGCCTGGTCGGCGTGCCCGTGTTCCTGTGGTTGATCCTCTGGCCGAAGTTCGGCGGGCCCAACTGCGACGGGTGGGCGCTGCTGATCCTGCTGCTGAGCGGGATCAGCGACTACCTGGACGGGAAGCTCGCCCGGAAGTGGGGGCAGATCAGCCGGCTGGGCCAGATCCTGGACCCTGCGGCCGACCGGCTGTATGTGCTGTCCACGCTGCTGGGTCTGACCTGGCGGGAGATCATTCCGTGGTGGCTCACGGCGATTCTGCTGCTGCGCGAGCTGTTCATGGGCGTGATGCTTCTCGTCCTGCGTCGGAACGGCTACGGACCGTTGCAGGTGAACTTCCTCGGCAAGGCAGCCACGTTCAACCTGATGTATGCATTCCCGCTACTCCTTCTGAGTGATCGGCACGACTGGCTCGGCAATGCGGCATCAATCTTCGGATGGGCGTTCGCCTGGTGGGGTACAACCCTCTATTGGTGGGCAGGGATTCTGTACGCGGTGCAGGTCCGCCGGATCCTGAAGGCGGACACCGCGACCGGTTGA
- a CDS encoding PTS sugar transporter subunit IIA, translating to MTTVTSPLAGRAIGLAAVPDPVFAGSMVGPGTAIDPIREPGAVVAPVDGLVVSMHAHAFVIMDDEGHGILTHLGIDTVQLNGEGFELLVSKGDTVTRGQPVIRWDPAAVEAAGKSPICPVVALEATAGQLGGVAESGFVASGGTLFTWD from the coding sequence ATGACCACCGTGACCTCGCCACTCGCAGGGCGTGCCATCGGGCTCGCGGCTGTGCCCGATCCCGTGTTCGCCGGTTCCATGGTCGGTCCGGGGACGGCGATCGACCCCATTCGGGAGCCGGGTGCGGTGGTGGCTCCGGTGGACGGGCTGGTGGTCTCCATGCATGCGCACGCGTTCGTGATCATGGATGACGAAGGACATGGCATCCTCACCCACCTCGGTATCGACACCGTGCAGCTCAACGGTGAGGGTTTCGAGCTGCTGGTGAGCAAGGGCGACACGGTCACCAGGGGGCAGCCGGTCATCCGCTGGGATCCGGCGGCGGTGGAGGCGGCGGGCAAGTCGCCGATCTGCCCGGTGGTGGCGCTGGAGGCCACGGCCGGGCAGCTGGGCGGCGTCGCGGAGTCGGGCTTTGTCGCCAGTGGCGGCACCCTGTTCACCTGGGACTGA
- the ptsP gene encoding phosphoenolpyruvate--protein phosphotransferase codes for MEETLRGAGVSHGVAIGPVRHMRTAVLEPPAARIAADQAPREQARAQQAVEAVAADLRARGNLAGGEAQAVLEAQALMALDPELMADVRRRTAVGSSAARAVYDAFAAYRALLATAGDYLAGRVADLDDVRNRTVARLMGVPMPGVPDSDEPYVLVARDLAPADTALLDPSLVLGFVTEEGGPTSHSAILARAMGVPAVVALPGATALAKGAVVAVDGSTGEVLVAPSPERQAELRRVAEERRAALAASSGPGRTSDGHRVPLLANIGGPAEVAAAVAAGAEGVGLFRTEFLFLDGSAQAPSEERQVEAYRAVLEAFPEGRVVVRVLDAGADKPLGFLTPADDEPNPALGVRGLRALLHHPEVLLTQLRALAKAADGLPVHLEVMAPMVADRVDARAFADACRAAGLPGAVGAMVEIPSAALRARSILQEVGFLSLGTNDLAQYTFAADRQVGAVARFQDPWQPVLLDLMAGAAEAARAAGQGCGVCGEAAADPVLACVLTGLGVTSLSMGAAAIPRVRATLAKYTLAQCERAAAAARAVDTAEEARAAAHQVLSGE; via the coding sequence ATGGAAGAGACGCTGCGGGGCGCGGGTGTCAGTCACGGGGTGGCGATCGGTCCGGTGCGGCACATGCGTACGGCGGTGCTCGAACCTCCTGCGGCGCGGATCGCGGCCGACCAGGCGCCTCGTGAACAGGCGCGGGCCCAGCAGGCGGTGGAGGCGGTCGCGGCCGATCTCCGGGCCCGTGGCAACCTGGCCGGCGGTGAGGCGCAGGCGGTCCTGGAGGCCCAGGCACTGATGGCGCTGGACCCGGAGCTGATGGCCGATGTGCGGCGTCGGACCGCCGTGGGCAGCAGCGCGGCGCGTGCCGTGTACGACGCGTTCGCCGCCTATCGGGCGCTGCTGGCGACGGCCGGCGACTACCTGGCCGGACGGGTCGCCGATCTGGACGATGTACGCAACCGGACCGTGGCCCGGCTGATGGGCGTTCCCATGCCGGGGGTACCGGACAGCGACGAGCCGTATGTGCTGGTGGCCCGGGATCTGGCGCCGGCCGACACGGCGCTGCTCGATCCGTCGCTGGTGCTGGGTTTCGTCACCGAGGAGGGCGGGCCGACCAGCCACAGCGCGATCCTGGCGCGGGCCATGGGGGTGCCCGCCGTGGTGGCGCTGCCGGGCGCGACCGCGCTGGCGAAGGGTGCGGTGGTCGCGGTCGACGGGAGTACCGGGGAGGTGCTGGTGGCGCCGTCCCCGGAGCGACAGGCCGAGCTGCGGCGGGTGGCGGAGGAGCGCCGGGCCGCGCTGGCGGCGTCCTCGGGACCGGGTCGGACCTCGGACGGGCACCGGGTCCCGCTGCTCGCCAACATCGGCGGTCCGGCCGAGGTCGCTGCGGCGGTGGCGGCCGGGGCGGAGGGGGTGGGGCTGTTCCGTACCGAGTTCCTGTTCCTGGACGGTTCGGCGCAGGCGCCGTCGGAGGAGCGGCAGGTGGAGGCGTACCGGGCGGTGCTGGAGGCGTTCCCGGAGGGGCGGGTGGTGGTCCGCGTGCTGGACGCGGGGGCCGACAAGCCGCTGGGCTTCCTGACCCCGGCGGACGACGAGCCCAACCCGGCGCTCGGGGTGCGGGGGCTGCGTGCGCTGCTGCACCACCCGGAGGTGCTGCTGACGCAGTTGCGCGCGCTGGCCAAGGCGGCGGACGGGCTGCCGGTGCACCTTGAGGTGATGGCTCCGATGGTGGCGGACCGGGTCGATGCGCGGGCGTTCGCGGACGCCTGTCGGGCGGCGGGTCTGCCGGGCGCGGTCGGCGCGATGGTGGAGATCCCGTCGGCGGCGCTGCGGGCGCGGTCGATCCTTCAGGAGGTCGGGTTCCTGTCGCTGGGGACCAATGACCTGGCGCAGTACACCTTCGCGGCCGACCGGCAGGTCGGGGCGGTGGCCCGGTTCCAGGACCCATGGCAGCCGGTGCTGCTGGACCTGATGGCGGGCGCCGCAGAGGCGGCTCGGGCGGCGGGGCAGGGCTGCGGGGTGTGCGGGGAGGCTGCGGCCGATCCGGTGCTGGCGTGCGTGCTGACAGGGCTCGGGGTGACCTCGCTGTCGATGGGTGCGGCGGCCATCCCCCGGGTGCGGGCGACGCTGGCGAAGTACACGCTGGCCCAGTGCGAGCGGGCGGCCGCTGCCGCGCGGGCGGTGGA